Proteins encoded together in one Cicer arietinum cultivar CDC Frontier isolate Library 1 chromosome 4, Cicar.CDCFrontier_v2.0, whole genome shotgun sequence window:
- the LOC101495330 gene encoding protein EMSY-LIKE 3-like gives MDLRLSHSDNEQISSDDDDCGAFELEVRNRIQAFIHTAEKEAYTSVLRAFAYQSQRFNKGKQFLLNALMKELMITNDEYREIIIEVINDTTVRRVSEWRDSVNYQPQDSVNCQRQDSPSPPLSASPEMQNNTSDQSDEPLPSLSPVKSVQPPSVEPAKGEVSLDVLIGKKVCVQCPERDYKFYDADIIDYDPVKGLHKVVYDANQATEYHEWIDLRKVFPEDIEWEHINDICISHRQEQNGK, from the exons ATGGACCTTCGACTTTCTCACTCTG ATAATGAGCAAATCAGTTCCGATGACGACGATTGCGGTGCTTTTGAATTGGAAGTTCGAAATCGCATCCAAGCTTTCATTCATACTGCTGAGAAGGAAGCATACACTTCTGTCTTGCGTGCTTTCGCATATCAATCCCAACGTTTCAATAAG GGTAAGCAATTTTTGTTAAATGCTCTTATGAAAGAATTGATGATTACAAATGATGAATACAGAGAGATTATTATTGAGGTTATTAATGATACAACGGTTCGCCGTGTAAG CGAGTGGAGAGATTCTGTCAATTATCAACCTCAAGATTCTGTCAATTGTCAACGTCAAGATTCACCCTCTCCGCCACTTTCAGCTTCCCCAGAGATGCAAAACAACACATCTGATCAGTCG GATGAACCATTGCCCAGTTTGTCTCCAGTGAAGTCTGTGCAGCCTCCTTCTGTTGAACCTGCTAAAGGGGAAGTGTCTTTAGATGTATTGATTGGGAAGAAAGTTTGTGTTCAATGTCCTGAACGTGATTACAAATTTTATGATGCTGACATTATTGATTATGACCCTGTCAAG GGCCTGCATAAAGTGGTTTACGATGCTAATCAAGCAACCGAGTATCACGAATGGATTGATCTTAGGAAG GTCTTTCCTGAGGATATAGAATGGGAACATATTAATGATATATGCATATCTCATAGACAAGAGCAAAATGGGAAATGA